The Ornithodoros turicata isolate Travis chromosome 7, ASM3712646v1, whole genome shotgun sequence genome includes a region encoding these proteins:
- the LOC135399950 gene encoding lactosylceramide 4-alpha-galactosyltransferase-like, which translates to MTKFLFYALRILLLGSVCIVAYIALHFVPGSWSHGKPTNASTYARNLCADNSTSPIGNHSACHKNIFFIETSSRTCLTLRQACAIESALFHNPDTSVTLLLLATSNVLRDFCPAVHALRQAPNFRIRVLHLDSFMADSPLSSWYRKGTWRKSRYKISHMSDALRFLVLWKYGGIYLDLDVVVKKSLARLPTCLGEEAPGRPVGGVMAFPPSHWFLTACLHDFAEDYRPQMWAHNGPGVIQRIIKRRACNESCSLEGSVRVVDDVVVLPPKSFYAVHWAYWKWFFDKSEAMHVKRLTEESYLVHMWNALSSTTIVKTGSGSPYDLEARQNCPRSYELMKRHGWF; encoded by the exons ATGACGAAATTCCTATTCTACGCTTTGCGTATTTTACTGCTCGGAAGCGTATGTATTGTAGCGTACATCGCTCTTCACTTCGTACCAG GTTCCTGGTCGCACGGCAAGCCGACGAACGCCTCTACGTACGCTCGTAACCTCTGTGCCGATAATTCCACGTCTCCAATCGGCAATCACA GCGCTTGCCACAAAAACATCTTCTTCATCGAGACCTCATCAAGAACTTGCCTCACCCTCCGTCAAGCGTGTGCCATAGAATCAGCTCTCTTTCATAATCCCGACACCAGCGTCACGCTCCTGCTCCTGGCAACAAGCAACGTTCTCCGAGACTTCTGCCCCGCTGTCCACGCCCTACGGCAAGCTCCTAACTTCAGGATACGTGTACTACACCTGGACTCCTTCATGGCCGACTCCCCGCTCTCATCCTGGTACCGCAAGGGAACTTGGCGCAAAAGTCGCTACAAGATATCTCACATGAGCGACGCCTTACGATTCTTAGTCCTCTGGAAGTACGGTGGAATTTATCTGGACCTGGACGTTGTCGTTAAGAAATCGTTGGCGAGACTTCCCACTTGTCTTGGAGAGGAAGCGCCGGGCAGGCCGGTAGGAGGGGTCATGGCTTTCCCTCCGAGCCATTGGTTTTTGACTGCATGCCTTCATGATTTTGCTGAGGACTACAGGCCCCAGATGTGGGCCCACAACGGCCCTGGTGTTATTCAGAGGATAATCAAAAGAAGGGCTTGTAACGAATCTTGTAGCCTCGAAGGGTCTGTGCGTGTCGTGGACGACGTCGTCGTGCTACCTCCGAAATCCTTCTACGCAGTCCACTGGGCGTACTGGAAGTGGTTCTTCGACAAGAGTGAGGCCATGCACGTGAAAAGGTTGACCGAGGAGAGCTACCTCGTTCACATGTGGAACGCTTTGAGCTCGACCACAATTGTGAAGACTGGTAGTGGAAGTCCGTATGATCTCGAAGCGAGACAAAACTGTCCGAGATCGTACGAGCTGATGAAACGTCACGGGTGGTTCTGA